From a region of the Malania oleifera isolate guangnan ecotype guangnan chromosome 12, ASM2987363v1, whole genome shotgun sequence genome:
- the LOC131144394 gene encoding uncharacterized protein LOC131144394, with amino-acid sequence MPSGSKKRKAAKKKKEKRANINSSANTSHGNNGLKLRDEKESDGGEVGSPASQDHQHHERPFGEAAGEEDKTDTSSVQSFASENKSMEEASQDKGGEGVVDVVPQLKPEESSKRQNISIEYVELEKESHDEGSFGDDGGTSRDDGGTSSSSSSDDERKWKDDASNSVLETTPPDASVMAEVVDVARKSKDDSYNSVLETTPADASVMTEVVDVVPPGEACNVVLETGPLAESTKPAHSLPEEAAFDTKIIPVPNLKVSDGVDTSSKEHEKLLPSLHEVTADSLTTIDSTSKKHDDKVFPLSNENVRVSSISSGVVSASADNEDKLLPPSDVPSVGVGDGAEPTQGSEETPECSENQPLVASAPRSEQTTFWKSCCGLFDVLTGSNR; translated from the exons ATGCCATCAGGTTCAAAGAAGAGAAAAGCTgccaagaaaaagaaggaaaagcgAGCTAACATCAACTCTTCCGCCAACACCTCTCATG GAAATAATGGTCTGAAATTGCGTGATGAGAAAGAGAGTGATGGTGGCGAAGTTGGTTCTCCTGCATCTCAGGACCACCAACACCATGAGCGTCCGTTTGGAGAGGCAGCGGGCGAGGAGGATAAGACGGACACTTCATCTGTTCAATCATTTGCCTCTGAGAACAAATCCATGGAGGAAGCCAGTCAAGATAAAGGGGGTGAGGGGGTTGTTGATGTTGTTCCGCAACTGAAGCCTGAGGAGAGCTCCAAGAGGCAAAACATTAGTATTGAGTATGTTGAGCTTGAGAAAGAGTCACATGATGAAGGGTCGTTTGGAGATGATGGGGGTACCAGCAGGGATGATGGGGGCACCAGCAGTAGCAGTAGTTCTGATGATGAGAGGAAGTGGAAGGACGATGCTTCCAACTCTGTGTTGGAGACAACACCTCCTGATGCTTCAGTTATGGCTGAGGTTGTTGATGTGGCAAGGAAGTCAAAGGACGACAGTTACAATTCTGTATTGGAAACAACACCTGCTGACGCTTCAGTTATGACTGAGGTTGTTGATGTTGTTCCCCCCGGGGAGGCTTGTAATGTGGTTTTGGAAACTGGTCCTTTGGCTGAGTCAACCAAGCCTGCCCATTCTTTGCCTGAAGAGGCAGCTTTTGATACCAAAATCATTCCAGTTCCGAATCTGAAGGTTTCTGATGGGGTTGATACTAGTTCAAAGGAACATGAGAAATTGTTGCCATCATTGCACGAGGTTACTGCAGATTCACTGACTACAATAGATTCCACATCTAAGAAACATGATGATAAAGTTTTCCCTCTTTCAAATGAGAATGTCAGGGTATCTTCAATTTCAAGTGGGGTTGTTTCAGCATCAGCTGATAATGAAGATAAACTGTTGCCACCATCAGACGTGCCTAGTGTTGGTGTAGGTGATGGTGCAGAACCCACACAAGGTTCTGAAGAGACTCCTGAATGCTCTGAAAATCAG CCCCTGGTAGCTTCAGCTCCACGATCTGAGCAAACCACTTTCTGGAAGAGTTGCTGTGGACTTTTTGATGTGCTAACAGGCAGTAATAGATAA